The Trichoderma atroviride chromosome 5, complete sequence genome contains a region encoding:
- a CDS encoding uncharacterized protein (EggNog:ENOG41~TransMembrane:7 (o14-35i47-66o78-98i132-153o159-181i193-211o281-301i)), which translates to MIWLGCCLTKKFEVFLGLSYIVGLFTVTPQLMFPLTVRYAPARHRATMTAIVMSGLVFGVLIARLFSGIVTQYAGWRVMYWVSFGLQLAIILLVFLFMPDFPILRPGGSYPGVLLKMVQLPFQYPELTQSSIVAFLNMGMFTSFWTTLTFQLAGPTFNLSTLVIGLFALVGMSPVIISPLFTRYVMVHLHPTGSLIIAQLILITAACIGTFTGTFSLAGPIIWACIGDLGNNIATVSNRMLFAHVEPTAQNTVNSVYMVFTFCGQLFGTAVGNKLYADGGWINSGALSIGCVGGALVIVLLRGPHEKGWIGWSGGWEVRAKRLKQREAEATQISSATENPTDEEAAIQQEAEVKEKS; encoded by the exons ATGATT tggcttggctgctgcctGACGAAGAAATTCGAAGTCTTCCTCGGCCTATCATATATTGTTGGTCTCTTCACCGTCACGCCGCAACTCATGTTTCCCCTGACGGTGCGCTATGCTCCTGCCCGGCATCGAGCCACGATGACGGCCATTGTCATGTCCGGGCTTGTCTTTGGAGTCCTGATTGCGCGTTTGTTTTCCGGCATTGTAACCCAGTATGCGGGTTGGCGCGTCATGTACTGGGTGTCCTTTGGCCTGCAACTTGCAATTATCCTTCTCGTCTTTCTGTTTATGCCGGATTTTCCTATTCTGCGGCCTGGCGGTTCCTACCCCGGCGTTCTTCTCAAGATGGTACAGCTGCCTTTCCAATATCCCGAGTTGACTCAGTCGTCCATAGTGGCCTTTCTGAACATGGGAATGTTCACCTCCTTCTGGACGACTTTGACGTTTCAGCTGGCCGGCCCTACTTTCAATTTGTCGACTCTTGTCATTGGTCTTTTTGCCTTGGTTGGCATGTCGCCGGTTATAATCAGCCCTCTGTTCACTCGCTATGTGATGGtacatctccatccaacCGGCTCTTTGATCATAGCGCAATTGATATTGATCACGGCTGCTTGCATCGGAACATTTACCGGCACGTTTTCGCTGGCAGGACCCATCATCTGGGCCTGCATTGGAGACTTGGGTAACAACATTGCGACTGTGTCCAACCGCATGCTGTTTGCACATGTCGAACCCACTGCGCAAAACACCGTCAACTCGGTCTACATGGTGTTTACTTTTTGCGGCCAACTGTTTGGAACAGCGGTGGGAAACAAGCTGTATGCGGATGGCGGATGGATTAACAGCGGTGCTCTGTCCATTGGTTGCGTAGGAGGAGCCCTGGTGATTGTTCTTCTTCGAGGGCCGCATGAGAAAGGCTGGATAGGCTGGAGTGGCGGCTGGGAAGTGAGAGCGAAGAGGTTGAAGCAAAGAGAGGCCGAGGCTACTCAGATATCATCTGCCACGGAGAATCCGACCGACGAAGAGGCGGCTATTCAGCAGGAGGCAGAGGTGAAAGAGAAGTCGTGA
- a CDS encoding uncharacterized protein (TransMembrane:2 (n2-13c18/19o243-263i275-295o)~BUSCO:EOG092D3GX0) translates to MAALAPALPLIPASSTTSLPYHLTIRFSNSLPDLDLDVPSPQTTTVLSLKNLIRERLSSRNRLRFIYQGRLLPDASALGSVIKPPPPPPSSKSRHNSPKSSSKGKGKATDNGLAPVRIYINCSIGDELSPEELAEEQAAAANPPDESSTAPSHQTGHPSSWTRPRPRGFDRLLQTGFTQSEIETLRTQFALIRTEGFAPDSMPSPDTLRNMEDAWIDNNAGGLPSANASTEDDLNGMSNVLDVMIRAMLIGFFFPLGSLAWLLRSNVWSEKWQVFVGSGVALSLTVGIVMSLSTMNH, encoded by the coding sequence atggcagccttggcaCCCGCATTGCCGCTGATACCAGCATCTTCCACCACATCTCTGCCATATCATCTCACCATCCGCTTCTCAAACTCGCTGCCAGATCTGGACCTGGACGTCCCATCTCCGCAGACGACAACCGTCCTCTCTCTCAAGAATCTGATAAGAGAGCGTCTCTCGTCACGCAATCGCCTTCGCTTCATCTATCAGGGCCGCCTCCTCCCAGACGCTTCAGCCCTCGGCTCCGTCATCaagccaccacctcctccaccatcatcaaaatCACGTCACAACAGCCCCAAGAGCTCGTCTAAAGGAAAGGGCAAGGCCACAGATAATGGTCTGGCTCCCGTAAGGATATACATCAACTGCTCTATCGGTGATGAGCTGTCCCCTGAAGAACTCGCCGAAGAgcaagctgccgctgccaaccCCCCGGATGAATCAAGTACGGCCCCATCTCATCAAACCGGCCATCCTTCATCATGGACTCGTCCTCGACCGCGGGGCTTCGACCGCCTCCTTCAAACGGGATTCACACAGTCAGAAATCGAGACGTTGCGCACGCAGTTTGCTCTGATCCGCACAGAGGGCTTCGCACCAGACTCAATGCCCTCGCCAGACACGCTGCGTAATATGGAGGATGCGTGGATCGACAATAACGCTGGAGGACTGCCATCTGCGAATGCGTCTACTGAAGATGATTTGAACGGAATGTCTAATGTGCTCGACGTTATGATCCGCGCCATGTTGAtaggcttcttctttccgcTGGGGAGCCTTGCATGGCTGCTTCGCTCAAATGTATGGAGCGAGAAGTGGCAGGTTTTTGTGGGCTCTGGAGTTGCGCTGAGTTTAACGGTTGGAATCGTCATGAGCCTTTCCACCATGAACCACTGA
- a CDS encoding uncharacterized protein (EggNog:ENOG41~TransMembrane:7 (n8-15c19/20o177-198i266-284o304-321i630-650o656-674i686-711o717-734i)): protein MMRMRGRLLTCFYCGKRSSIRYDGRIRDFRCTYCEATNHLDEYGDITDPPALESSTPKQFAKQMPSRPASPTNSIFCEKCLKNQRLFTASLAQYFPDDPSHPDYADLERKYYRYRKDLEKRYPQVCSDCAKKVEDRINQAGYTAKTDHLRRMMEKSRGRRVPKRVTSLDVANAMGRWLWWGGLFIQIAWHVVSVSHVLESKTTSEDGMVDPDDQSAAKEMITWLSYLRGFLPAADTLIRCSINTGFLSAWWNPHFVQLNRGFTRHLLGFTQWYCFQGLIIFFRYIFRSVLHLQGGQAQSDRAQISAHFAMACIMGLIYSLARKSIKVDTTPLFGVTDKTVSASQMPKPTPRKKIREPKTLAEALTEALESTNPSPMAMKKPTPARSWESVDLSPIKRRRPARAFEFDSTAPSPTKDPTPRRFQELLPPSRTANPFRTTHDELSFTGFSISDKSPHKGLRAQDPDEMDWSPLPKQLQRSQYRAFQDSPVPSKLGPPRPFGQTPTQPDAGPFWFKVPSAPTNPAQRLRNPLNASIFNRALSEPRREEGDFGFGKHRLEEMREEPSRASSVDFKGPSFFAPEDPDDTDALADALGQSFTFANDADEESDSEETVVNEELPILSSGQTSHIYDLYFLVTMFCLWFIPLIVTVPYCKEAQLTILSIAGIIAIRSIGGATQQLLGGASNSSGLAMCLASITSVGELSALCWTAWQLWADQGEIFQHGAAVLASMLGHQVLRGISLRQNS from the exons ATGATGCGCATGAGGGGGCGGCTTCTGACCTGCTTCTACTGCGGGAAGCGGTCGTCAATCAGATACGATGGCCGGATACGCGACTTTCGGTGCACTTACTGCGAGGCCACAAACCACCTAGACGAG TATGGCGACATCACGGATCCGCCTGCCCTTGAATCGTCGACTCCGAAGCAATTCGCCAAGCAGATGCCTTCCCGACCTGCGTCACCTACAAACAGCATATTCTGCGAGAAATGCCTTAAAAACCAACGATTATTTACAGCGTCATTGGCGCAGTACTTCCCCGACGACCCTTCTCACCCAGACTATGCCGATCTCGAGCGCAAATACTATCGATACCGCAAAGACTTGGAGAAGCGCTACCCCCAAGTTTGTTCCGACTGCGCGAAGAAAGTGGAGGATCGCATAAACCAGGCTGGTTATACGGCCAAGACGGACCATCTCAGgcggatgatggagaagagcagaggcagaagagtTCCTAAGAGAGTGACATCCCTAGATGTGGCAAACGCGATGGGACGTTGGCTATGGTGGGGTGGCTTGTTTATTCAGATTGCTTGGCATGTGGTGAGCGTATCACACGTCTTGGAATCCAAAACGACGAGCGAGGACGGCATGGTCGACCCGGACGATCAGAGCGCCGCGAAAGAGATGATTACTTGGCTGAGCTACCTGCGTGGGTTCCTACCTGCGGCCGACACTCTGATAAGATGCAGTATAAATACGGGATTTCTTTCAGCTTGGTGGAATCCGCACTTTGTGCAGCTCAATCGCGGCTTCACCCGACATCTATTGGGGTTCACACAGTGGTATTGCTTCCAGGGGCTCATCATTTTCTTCAGATACATCTTCCGCTCTGTTCTCCATTTGCAGGGTGGTCAAGCTCAGTCCGATAGGGCGCAAATCAGCGCGCATTTCGCAATGGCCTGCATTATGGGCTTG ATCTATTCGCTTGCGAGAAAGTCTATCAAAGTCGATACGACGCCCCTATTCGGTGTAACTGACAAGACAGTGTCTGCAAGTCAAATGCCTAAGCCGACACCTAGAAAGAAAATTAGGGAACCAAAAACGTTAGCCGAAGCACTCACCGAGGCCCTTGAATCAACAAATCCTTcgccgatggcgatgaaaaaACCCACTCCAGCAAGAAGCTGGGAGTCAGTAGACCTGTCACCGATTAAACGACGTAGGCCAGCAAGGGCCTTCGAATTCGACTCAACAGCCCCCTCTCCAACCAAGGACCCCACACCGCGACGATTCCAAGAGCTATTGCCTCCCTCTCGTACCGCGAATCCATTTCGAACGACTCATGATGAGCTTTCTTTTACTGGTTTCAGCATATCAGACAAGTCCCCTCACAAAGGCCTTCGAGCACAGGACCCTGACGAGATGGACTGGTCTCCTCTACCAAAACAATTGCAAAGATCCCAATATCGTGCATTCCAAGATTCCCCTGTGCCATCCAAGCTTGGCCCACCACGACCGTTTGGCCAAACTCCTACACAGCCCGACGCTGGGCCCTTTTGGTTCAAAGTACCCTCCGCACCAACAAATCCAGCACAGCGGCTCCGCAACCCTCTAAATGCTTCAATATTCAATAGAGCGTTATCAGAACCAAGGAGAGAGGAAGGAGATTTCGGATTTGGCAAGCATCGGCTGGAAGAGATGCGAGAAGAGCCGTCTAGAGCGAGCAGCGTGGACTTTAAGGGTCCTAGCTTTTTTGCACCGGAAGATCCCGACGATACGGATGCATTAGCTGACGCTCTTGGCCAGAGCTTCACTTTTGCAAATGATGCGGATGAAGAATCCGATTCGGAAGAAACTGTCGTCAACGAGGAACTTCCCATTCTCTCTAGCGGGCAAACTTCGCACATATACGACCTCTATTTTTTGGTTACCATGTTTTGCCTTTGGTTCATCCCTTTGATCGTCACCGTTCCTTATTGCAAAGAGGCACAACTCACAATCTTGTCCATTGCCGGTATTATCGCTATTCGTAGCATCGGAGGAGCTACCCAGCAACTCTTGGGCGGTGCCTCCAATTCGTCTGGTCTAGCCATGTGCCTCGCTTCAATTACAAGTGTGGGCGAGCTAAGTGCCCTTTGCTGGACCGCATGGCAGCTATGGGCGGATCAAGGGGAGATTTTCCAACATGGCGCAGCAGTGTTGGCGTCCATGCTGGGGCATCAAGTTTTGAGGGGCATTTCTTTGAGACAAAACTCATGA
- a CDS encoding uncharacterized protein (MEROPS:MER0000436), whose product MASLESTQGTVQFRHSSLPGGSAETWYRIVGKLQPNSTPLVLLHGGPGIPSVIFGDVFDKYAAQSGNPVILYDQVGCGKSTHFQQTRLDTSLWTPKLFVDELENLLKELGVTTFDLYGHSWGALLAAQVAITEAPFVRHLRRLILASGLSCSGLWETAQRTLLKQMPQSVQDAIEKGEREKDYQSEAYQNAIGAYYNQHVCRTSPWPEALNDAFAEAGKDDTVYFTMWGPSEVTVTGNLKDYDLRPQLNKIKVPTLLINGEYDEATDEVMRPFFTNIEKVKWVVMSDVAHIGYLEQPDKYISIVADFLAV is encoded by the exons ATGGCCTCCCTAGAGTCCACTCAAGGAACTGTCCAATTCCGCCATTCCTCCCTCCCCGGCGGCTCTGCTGAAACCTGGTATCGAATCGTCGGCAAACTCCAGCCGAATAGCACTCCGCTGgttcttctccatggcggCCCTGGCATCCCGAGCGTCATCTTTGGGGACGTCTTTGACAAATATGCGGCTCAGAGCGGCAATCCCGTGATTTTGTACGATCAGGTTGGCTGTGGCAAGAGCACACATTTCCAGCAGACGCGGCTGGATACTTCCCTTTGGACGCCCAAGTTGTTCGtggatgagctggagaaTCTGCTCAAGGAACTCGGCGTGACGACTTTTGACTTGTACGGCCATTCGTGGGGCGCTCTTTTGGCAGCTCAAGTCGCCATCACGGAGGCCCCTTTCGTGAGACACTTGCGAAGGCTTATTCTGGCGAGTGGTCTGTCGTGTTCTGGCCTGTGGGAGACGGCGCAACGTACGTTGTTGAAGCAGATGCCTCAGTCGGTACAAGATGCTATTGAGAAGGGGGAGCGTGAAAAGGATTACCAGTCTGAGGCGTACCAGAATGCGATTGGGGCTTATTACAACCAGCATGTGTGCAGGACGTCGCCGTGGCCGGAGGCATTGAATGATGCATTTGCTGAAGCGGGAAAAGATGATACGGTCTATTTCACGATGTGGGGACCGTCGGAAGTTACAGTAACTGGCAACTTGAAGG ACTATGATCTGCGGCCGCAGCTgaacaagatcaaggtgCCTACTCTGCTTATCAATGGCGAGTACGATGAAGCTACAGATGAGGTGATGAGGCCGTTTTTCACAAATATCGAAAAGGTCAAGTGGGTTGTGATGAGCGATGTTGCGCATATTGGTTATTTGGAGCAGCCGGACAAGTACATTTCCATTGTGGCTGATTTCCTTGCTGTATAA
- a CDS encoding uncharacterized protein (EggNog:ENOG41) encodes MVHVAVAGGTGHVGRAIVQGLIDSQEHQVYVFTRKPTSVFDHLPAVNIIVISYDGQDEIQNVLDKHEIEVVLSTVSPAGSAAFDAQVRLIRACSNSESVKRFAPSEYLIDLEREEEYQPFMPMLTFQRNIVKELRSHPNLEWTLFHNGYFMDYFGQPWAPTTMPSEVPFVDIEACQATIPGSGDDLAVWTHTTDVAKFVSRAISMKPGTWKEHSWIIGDKASLHEILRAAEKARGTKFRVAYDSVEKLKGGEVTPIPGNKAHAALYSTPEFDAYPLVLSMFAGIGTAIVSGHLDVPESESLNAEFPDIKTIKVVEFIEECWTGKQP; translated from the exons ATGGTACAcgtcgctgtcgctggaGGAACGGGACACGTAGGCCGGGCAATTGTCCAAGGGCTGATTGATTCGCAAGAGCATCAAGTTTACGTCTTCACGCGAAAG CCAACATCAGTATTCGACCATCTTCCGGCCGTAAACATCATCGTCATTTCTTATGACGGCCAAGATGAAATTCAAAATGTTCTAGACAAGCACGAAATTGAAGTTGTCCTGTCGACAGTATCCCCAGCGGGCTCTGCAGCCTTTGATGCTCAAGTAAGACTCATCAGAGCATGCAGCAACTCAGAGTCTGTTAAGAGATTCGCCCCGAGCGAATATCTGATCGActtggaaagagaagaaga ATACCAACCCTTCATGCCAATGCTCACTTTCCAGCGAAACATTGTAAAAGAGCTACGCAGCCACCCAAACCTCGAATGGACGCTCTTCCACAACGGCTACTTCATGGACTACTTCGGCCAGCCCTGGGCCCCTACAACAATGCCCTCCGAAGTCCCATTCGTCGACATCGAGGCCTGCCAAGCAACCATTCCCGGCAGCGGTGACGACCTCGCAGTCTGGACACACACAACCGACGTTGCCAAATTCGTCAGCCGCGCAATCTCCATGAAACCAGGCACATGGAAAGAGCATTCTTGGATCATTGGCGATAAAGCCTCTCTCCACGAGATACTGCGAGCAGCAGAAAAGGCTCGGGGAACTAAATTCCGCGTCGCGTACGACTCAgtggagaagctgaaagGTGGCGAGGTGACGCCGATTCCTGGGAACAAGGCTCATGCTGCGCTTTATAGCACGCCGGAATTTGATGCTTACCCGCTTGTATTGTCCATGTTTGCTGGGATAGGGACGGCAATTGTTTCTGGGCATTTGGATGTTCCTGAGAGTGAGTCTTTGAATGCGGAATTTCCAGATATTAAAACGATTAAGGTTGTGGAGTTTATCGAAGAGTGTTGGACTGGTAAACAACCGTAA
- a CDS encoding uncharacterized protein (EggNog:ENOG41) has protein sequence MMPSFKKGFRPFKNWLNKRGSSNEADDCTQDFERENDAAHMEQREDQNPLSVTIEPPGEQQAITEQVHSLLFDPEPSFAAVVQPEIAEASITPPERIWNEAYDSLKAEEPKLVQAYEKILSSKLNGDSAVSMDQVSEKNVIQEENVAIRRAQMYQLIDKGLNKTRHEANIKGNISTAMQVVNATKKMIGDTIKDVPQAALPWAIVCVSLEILGNPISQTDANRAAVKYIGDTIKWYWEHATRLFGKDHAENHMEGFQRELQTAFVDFYKKLLQFQMKSICDYYRHRGSVFLRDIVKLDDWDGSLRSIREDDESLRDKVNGFLGYKIESHLKGLTLEAKAHDKYQRTREDQQCLRDLFITDPRDDKARIEETKGGLFEDSYRWIFENPKYQEWLNNDQNRLLWLSGDPGKGKTMLLCGIVQELMQQPDPPLVTFFFCQATILNNNDYVSVLRSLIWLLADQQPSLISYIRRSYDNTGEALFDGANAWYKLSQIFSNMLCDGNLPSVYIIIDALDECTTGRTECLHLVQKLSILPKVKLLVSSRNWPEIGGKLINEMNLSLEVNAGLVKTAVELYISYKASQLSILHEEPHLNEEICRRIRNKANGTFLWVAIVFKSFESMGYYDDNSKLLKMLDEMPEDLTRLYASMLERIYLLKGESSKLCRTALAIAILVYRPLHLNELSTLAGFQSRLKNLSRIEELIKDCGSFLTVQDSKIYFIHQSAKDYLTSDISSESFIFPDKRDKVHYNIISNSLDAMSQILRENIYKLEHPGILIDDVCPPNDNPLDSVLYSCANWVAHLCEIDTQSHLDGLIDKEKILGFLKTHFLHWLEALSLTRNLATNTSYVKRLNKLLKNTTENELQKFVYDASRFMQYHSQIIDTTPMQIYSSAVLFSPTESLVRSNFIGKLSSWITSTPAKDSHWSPCLQIIETKDPVAVDYRDMTLLIFNHNAEDVEIWDTALGQRIHVLNHTEIVCDAVFSSDSKHVLTVTSSQLMFWDITSGALTRSIKIIGLHDILWAYKISKDGKFLAAYLADDSSIQIYNIVEATSFQLPLHAIKGLGDIKWSNDSKLLNIDSFTFASLWDVARGVPKMKFDREYSKLPTRLSISDDSKLIAFIDETSIGIVIWDLDRDEKVSMVVPDNDPKEITSIQFSHDSTLLAMANGPVIEIRDIATGQRQHNLNFGMKRIKQLTWSTDSKALAVIFRNSVEIYDLTESRYWDSIVHDIHRPNGITFSADSTLVAAGGELLKIWDSTTGGEIRTIHRPRGYIFDHLQFSQNSKRIYTRGRNYDLRIWDIASGSLVPCPSTGREIRAAFSFDGKYFALLKQEIQLWSLDTNEMVSLSITPKAKVIHLALSDHAVCLVLVSEAPSEDDYVLPEIYIEVWSVAAEKKLWTVKDRELLGKKYISKRCGACGGYGRQYQASSVAISDDGTVLYITPSRHEMIIWSKGKNILQLPICSQYFQPYFDTQSQYILTQVGHIHLDKLIALAAGSSPSKTPFDYQSITEGYGLSFNGSWITWNGKNILWLPLDYRPASQRAISRHCIVIETVTAHICIISFSGPPPFASSS, from the exons ATGATGCCAAGCTTCAAAAAGGGTTTTCGACCTTTCAAAAATTGGCTCAACAAGCGCGGATCTTCAAATGAGGCCGATGACTGCACTCAAGATTtcgagagagaaaacgaTGCGGCGCATATGGAGCAACGCGAGGACCAAAATCCATTATCCGTGACCATCGAGCCTCCAGGAGAGCAACAAGCGATTACCGAGCAAGTTCATTCCTTGTTATTCGATCCAGAGCCGTCTTTTGCCGCAGTGGTTCAGCCTGAAATAGCGGAAGCCTCTATAACCCCGCCCGAGCGTATTTGGAACGAGGCTTACGATAGCCTGAAAGCAGAAGAACCCAAATTGGTGCAAGCATATGAAAAGATTCTGTCTTCAAAGTTGAATGGAGATTCAGCTGTTTCTATGGATCAAGTGTCCGAGAAGAATGTCATCCAGGAAGAAAATGTGGCAATCCGAAGGGCGCAGATGTACCAGTTGATCGACAAAGGCCTGAATAAAACCAGGCATGAAGCGAATATTAAGGGCAACATAAGCACAGCTATGCAAGTTGTCAACGCTACGAAGAAAATGATTGGCGACACAATCAAAGACGTACCGCAGGCCGCTCTTCCATGGGCTATAGTCTGCGTTTCTCTCGAG ATATTAGGCAATCCCATATCGCAAACTGATGCCAATCGCGCAGCTGTTAAATATATTGGAGATACGATAAAGTGGTACTGGGAACATGCGACGCGCCTTTTTGGAAAAGATCATGCAGAAAATCACATGGAAGGTTTTCAACGCGAATTACAGACAGCGTTTGTCGACTTTTACAAGAAGCTTTTACAATTTCAGATGAAAAGCATTTGCGACTACTACAGGCATCGAGGATCAGTCTTCTTGCGGGATATTGTAAAGCTCGATGACTGGGATGGTAGTCTGAGATCTATTCGAGAAGACGACGAGTCTCTTCGCGATAAAGTCAATGGGTTCCTGGGATATAAAATAGAGTCACATCTCAAAGGTTTAACTCTTGAAGCCAAAGCACATGACAAGTATCAAAGGACGCGGGAAGACCAGCAATGCCTTAGAGACCTATTCATCACCGATCCGCGTGACGACAAGGCGCGTATCGAAGAAACAAAGGGGGGGCTGTTTGAAGACTCGTATCGTTGGATTTTTGAGAATCCAAAATATCAGGAGTGGCTCAACAATGATCAAAATCGGTTGCTATGGCTTAGTGGCGATCCGGGCAAAGGGAAAACTATGCTTCTCTGCGGTATCGTCCAGGAATTGATGCAACAACCAGATCCGCCTTTAGTaacattcttcttctgccaggCCACAATCCTGAACAACAACGACTACGTTTCAGTTTTACGCAGCCTCATTTGGTTGTTAGCAGACCAGCAACCTTCTCTAATATCATATATTAGAAGGTCATATGATAATACTGGCGAGGCCCTCTTTGATGGAGCAAACGCTTGGTATAAACTGTCACAAATCTTCAGCAACATGCTGTGTGATGGCAACTTGCCATCAGTCTACATAATTATCGACGCGCTTGATGAATGCACTACAGGCCGGACGGAGTGCTTGCATCTTGTTCAAAAGCTTTCGATCTTGCCGAAAGTCAAGTTGCTAGTATCCAGTCGCAACTGGCCCGAAATTGGAGGCAAGCTGATTAATGAGATGAACCTTAGCCTTGAAGTAAATGCTGGGCTTGTCAAAACGGCTGTGGAGCTATATATATCGTATAAAGCATCCCAACTATCCATTTTACACGAAGAACCACACTTAAATGAAGAAATTTGTCGTCGCATTCGAAATAAGGCAAACGGTACATTTTTATGGGTTGCAATTGTCTTCAAAAGTTTTGAATCAATGGGATATTATGATGACAACTCGAAGTTATTAAAAATGCTAGATGAAATGCCTGAGGATCTGACCCGGCTTTACGCTTCTATGCTAGAAAGAATTTATCTTTTGAAAGGAGAAAGCTCAAAGTTGTGTCGAACCGCTCTGGCTATTGCAATATTGGTATACCGGCCGCTGCATCTCAATGAGCTCTCAACTTTGGCAGGATTTCAGAGTCGTTTGAAGAATTTATCTCGAATAGAGGAACTAATAAAGGATTGTGGCTCGTTCCTTACTGTTCAAGACAGCAAAATCTACTTCATACACCAATCTGCGAAGGATTACTTAACCAGCGACATTTCATCAGAGTCTTTCATATTCCCTGACAAAAGGGATAAAGTCCATTATAATATCATTTCAAACTCATTGGACGCTATGTCACAGATACTACGAGAAAACATCTACAAACTGGAGCACCCAGGAATCCTCATCGATGACGTTTGCCCGCCAAATGATAACCCTTTGGATTCTGTACTTTATTCTTGCGCCAATTGGGTTGCTCATTTGTGCGAAATAGATACTCAAAGCCACTTGGATGGCCTGATTGACAAGGAGAAAATTTTGGGCTTTTTAAAGACGCACTTTCTTCATTGGCTTGAGGCCCTTAGTTTGACACGAAATTTAGCGACCAACACAAGCTACGTTAAACGGCTTAATAAATTGCTTAAA AATACTACGGAGAATGAGCTTCAAAAGTTTGTCTATGATGCAAGCCGATTCATGCAATACCACTCTCAAATCATTGATACTACACCCATGCAAATATATTCATCGGCAGTTCTGTTCAGCCCCACGGAAAGTTTGGTGCGATCCAACTTCATTGGCAAGCTATCCTCTTGGATAACGTCAACGCCTGCAAAAGACAGCCACTGGAGTCCATGTCTGCAAATAATCGAAACAAAAGATCCGGTAGCAGTGGATTATAGAGATATGACTCTCTTGATCTTCAACCATAATGCTGAGGATGTTGAAATTTGGGACACTGCTCTAGGCCAGCGGATTCACGTCCTCAATCATACAGAAATTGTCTGCGACGCAGTATTCTCGAGCGATTCGAAGCATGTGCTGACCGTCACATCGAGTCAATTGATGTTTTGGGATATTACTTCTGGCGCCCTGACGCGGAGCATCAAAATCATTGGGCTCCATGATATTCTTTGGGCATATAAAATTTCCAAAGATGGGAAATTTCTAGCGGCCTATCTTGCTGATGATAGTTCGATTCAGATATACAACATAGTTGAAGCCACGAGTTTTCAACTTCCGTTGCACGCTATAAAAGGTTTAGGAGACATCAAATGGTCAAATGATTCCAAGCTTCTCAATATTGATTCCTTTACATTTGCAAGTCTTTGGGACGTGGCTAGAGGCGTACCCAAAATGAAGTTTGATCGAGAGTATTCTAAACTGCCAACTCGACTCAGCATTTCGGATGACTCTAAacttatagcttttattGACGAAACGTCTATTGGAATTGTTATTTGGGACCTGGACAGAGACGAAAAGGTCTCGATGGTTGTTCCGGATAATGACCCAAAAGAGATTACGTCAATTCAGTTCTCACATGATTCCACCCTTCTTGCTATGGCCAACGGCCCTGTTATTGAAATCCGGGACATTGCTACCGGACAACGTCAACATAATTTAAACTTTGGGATGAAACGTATCAAACAATTGACGTGGTCTACCGAttcaaaggccttggccgTCATTTTTCGTAACAGCGTTGAAATATATGACTTGACTGAATCTAGATATTGGGACTCTATAGTACATGACATACATAGACCCAATGGAATCACGTTCTCGGCTGATTCTACACTGGTGGCTGCTGGGGGCGAACTCCTTAAAATCTGGGACTCGACAACTGGAGGTGAGATTCGAACAATTCACAGACCTCGTGGCTATATTTTTGATCATCTACAATTTTCACAAAATTCGAAGCGCATTTACACGCGTGGTAGGAATTATGATTTACGGATTTGGGACATTGCGTCGGGTAGTCTAGTACCATGTCCTTCTACAGGGCGAGAGATTCGGGCAGCGTTCTCATTTGATGGAAAATATTTCGCATTACTCAAACAGGAGATTCAGCTATGGAGCTTGGACACAAACGAAATGGTCTCCCTTTCAATAACTCCAAAGGCAAAAGTTATTCATTTGGCACTTTCTGATCATGCCGTATGCCTGGTCTTAGTGTCTGAGGCCCCGTCTGAGGATGACTATGTTCTACCGGAGATATACATCGAGGTATGGAGTGTAGCGGCTGAAAAGAAACTATGGACGGTGAAAGACAGAGAACTGCTTGGAAAGAAATACATAAGCAAACGATGCGGGGCCTGTGGGGGCTACGGAAGGCAATACCAAGCGAGTTCAGTCGCAATATCCGATGACGGTACGGTGCTTTATATAACGCCATCCCGCCATGAGATGATCATATGgtcaaaagggaaaaataTTCTACAGCTACCTATCTGCTCTCAGTACTTTCAGCCATATTTTGACACCCAGTCGCAATATATTCTTACGCAAGTTGGCCATATACATCTCGATAAGCTCATTGCCCTGGCGGCAGGATCCTCTCCCTCCAAGACACCATTTGACTATCAATCGATAACAGAGGGCTATGGTTTAAGCTTCAACGGATCTTGGATCACTTGGAATGGGAAAAATATTCTATGGCTTCCACTAGACTACCGTCCAGCATCGCAACGAGCTATATCCCGCCACTGCATCGTCATAGAAACCGTTACAGCTCATATCTGCATTATTAGCTTCTCCGGTCCTcctccttttgcttcttcatcttaa